The following proteins are co-located in the Carassius auratus strain Wakin unplaced genomic scaffold, ASM336829v1 scaf_tig00214714_1_2670353, whole genome shotgun sequence genome:
- the LOC113092669 gene encoding uncharacterized protein LOC113092669, whose protein sequence is MDMRYPLILAVLLALIRDGKGQTPTVLLRPNFPQVYVGDDVTLICNREGGSKPTTWYHNEKPQQSYQDYTMLLTAVTPENNGSYTCEQGGLTSVPFTLIVLELEPHAQLSPSVGGAVMTKGDGRNLVLQTDDDLKDWACYVLRGVSTFVLGLDINKEMKRAVIFAELKEAERATFWCKKKKALLRSNAVTLKMTELLVMLVPPAAPVLQGEPVALRCVVWGGPKLENVVFYKNQKEIISSSKGTYDINNATQDDNGKYSCHATYSYSHISTGAARKEGDSDLQELKVIGGPAAAVISGSAKSLQCSCPRCPKNCTSYHWYHKLSNDQQSHTRLSENGMSVTPEEEGEYSCRFDCGNGFSRFSDSYSYKAPPQTVNVMPIMIAVILIVLGLLIVLLIALKRRSGGSDVQASKRDKDKTTGGEYEQIQLKDKDQAVYHTLGESTGKEQVKDEAEGGYEALQKKQEEGVYHTLGQGEGQGEGQGGYEALKNVKAEVYQTLSTDDTKKTEKEAEEGYEQPSQKNKDYETVTVEENPYEEVKKQMDKEKNEETQ, encoded by the exons ATGGACATGAGGTATCCGCTGATACTAGCAG TGTTGTTGGCTCTGATAAGGGACGGCAAGGGACAGACACCAACAg tGTTACTCCGGCCGAACTTCCCTCAGGTGTATGTTGGAGATGACGTCACTCTGATCTGTAACCGTGAAGGAGGGAGTAAACCAACAACATGGTATCATAATGAAAAACCACAACAATCATATCAGGATTATACAATGCTGCTTACTGCAGTGACACCAGAAAACAACGGGTCGTATACATGTGAGCAGGGCGGTCTGACAAGTGTCCCATTCACACTCATTGTACTGG agctgGAGCCTCACGCTCAGCTCTCTCCATCTGTAGGAGGTGCTGTGATGACCAAAGGAGATGGAAGAAACCTGGTGCTGCAGACAGATGATGATCTGAAGGACTGGGCTTGTTATGTGTTGAGAGGAGTGAGCACCTTTGTTTTAGGACTCGATATTAATAAGGAGATGAAGAGAGCTGTTATATTTGCAGAGTTAAAAGAGGCAGAAAGAGCAACTTTCTGgtgcaagaaaaagaaagcacTTCTTCGAAGCAATGCAGTGACGCTGAAAATGACAG AGCTCCTGGTGATGTTGGTTCCTCCGGCTGCTCCTGTCCTGCAGGGGGAGCCTGTGGCTCTCAGGTGTGTAGTCTGGGGTGGACCGAAACTGGAAAATGTCGTCTTCTATAAGAATCAAAAAGAAATCATCAGCTCATCTAAAGGCACATACGACATCAACAATGCCACACAAGATGATAACGGCAAATACAGCTGCCACGCCACCTACAGCTACAGCCACATCAGTACAGGAGCTGCTAGGAAGGAAGGAGATTCTGATCTCCAGGAGTTAAAAGTTATAG GTGGACCTGCTGCTGCAGTTATTTCAGGGTCTGCAAAGAGTCTGCAGTGTTCCTGTCCTCGCTGTCCTAAAAACTGCACGTCCTACCACTGGTATCACAAACTCTCTAATGACCAACAGTCACACACAAGACTATCTGAAAATGGCATGTCTGTTACTCCTGAGGAAGAAGGAGAGTACAGCTGTCGGTTTGACTGTGGGAATGGTTTCTCCCGTTTCAGCGATAGTTACAGCTACAAAG cacCACCACAGACGGTAAACGTGATGCCCATCATGATAGCGGTGATTCTGATTGTTCTCGGGCTGTTGATCGTCTTGCTGATCGCGCTGAAGCGCAGAAGTGGAGGAAGCGACGTACAGGCGAGCAAACGGGATAAAGACAAGACGACAGGTGGAGAATATGAGCAAATCCAACTCAAGGACAAGGATCAGGCGGTTTATCACACGCTGGGCGAGAGCACGGGCAAGGAACAAGTCAAAGACGAGGCCGAGGGGGGTTATGAAGCCCTACAGAAGAAGCAAGAGGAGGGGGTGTACCACACACTGGGACAAGGAGAGGGTCAGGGTGAAGGTCAAGGTGGGTACGAGGCGCTCAAGAACGTCAAAGCCGAAGTCTACCAAACACTGAGTACAGATGACacgaaaaaaacagaaaaagaagcaGAGGAAGGGTACGAGCAACCTTCTCAGAAAAACAAAGATTATGAGACCGTGACAGTGGAGGAAAATCCATACGAAGAAGTGAAGAAACAAATGGACAAAGAGAAGAATGAAGAAACTCAATAG